In the genome of Raphanus sativus cultivar WK10039 chromosome 4, ASM80110v3, whole genome shotgun sequence, one region contains:
- the LOC108849731 gene encoding dirigent protein 19: MATFLCFLFFSSVALSLVLVSVTAESLERDFLRHKKEKLTHFRVYWHDILDGKDPTSVSIMNPPKNYTGATGFGLTRMIDNPLTLSPELSSKMVGRAQGFYAAASKEEVGLLMAMNFAILDGKYSGSTITLFGRNSVLDKVREMPVIGGSGLFRFARGYVQARTHVFDINTGNAVVEYNCYVLHY; this comes from the coding sequence ATGGCCACTTTTCtctgtttcctttttttctcttctGTAGCCCTGTCTCTCGTTCTAGTTTCGGTCACAGCAGAATCCCTCGAACGTGATTTCTTGCGTCATAAAAAAGAGAAGCTAACTCATTTTAGAGTGTATTGGCACGACATCTTGGACGGCAAAGATCCAACTTCTGTCTCAATAATGAATCCTCCGAAAAACTACACGGGAGCAACtggctttggcctcactcgtaTGATTGATAATCCATTAACGTTGTCCCCGGAGTTAAGCTCCAAAATGGTTGGAAGGGCACAAGGGTTTTATGCAGCCGCATCTAAAGAAGAGGTGGGATTGTTGATGGCTATGAACTTCGCGATTCTGGACGGAAAGTACAGTGGAAGTACGATCACACTGTTTGGACGAAACTCTGTGCTTGATAAAGTGAGGGAGATGCCAGTGATCGGAGGCAGTGGACTTTTTCGATTTGCTAGAGGTTATGTTCAGGCAAGAACACATGTATTTGATATCAACACAGGGAACGCTGTTGTCGAGTATAATTGTTATGTTTTGCACTACTAA